The proteins below are encoded in one region of Apodemus sylvaticus chromosome 13, mApoSyl1.1, whole genome shotgun sequence:
- the C13H18orf54 gene encoding lung adenoma susceptibility protein 2 isoform X2: MAKLNTKHRVCSRESSVSSLLASCSLSGSSSSSSDSSFRYKDQLYSSASEALQAYIDDFDLSREHPGANTVNVNIDGEVANVLQFSSYVHTPDNAFENLDHKQHFNPLYYRRETINDMDSISLTTDDLLRLPADGCFSFTYVTPDHRQNKKIKKYIGRQDSSDIKNSSSFYVDATPKSKDNIVPPSVYTNINGKKCGRPRTPEPINRNNKCVSELSLSFPKESSLKDSSEHSLEKNYPRWLTSQKSDLNVSGVTSIPDFKYPIWLHNEDLLPDANTPRVYKLLNEDEYCPIHSYQTQRTTQLLNKVDCFEYSFKPSDFTDSFSEYKGLGNEFKCQCDNPLLPGQSQKPFCGNILFLVFYFKTKDVLKCNILCRSFMM; encoded by the exons ATGGCGAAATTAAACACAAAGCACAGAGTTTGTTCTCGAGAATCTTCAGTATCTTCTCTCCTGGCAAGCTGCAGCCTGAGTGGTAGTAGTTCCTCCAGTTCCGACAGCTCGTTTCGGTATAAGGACCAGCTGTACAGCTCCGCTTCTGAGGCTCTGCAGGCCTATATTGATGATTTTGACCTAAGCAGAGAGCATCCTGGTGCAAACACTGTCAACGTAAACATTGATGGGGAGGTTGCTAATGTGCTGCAGTTTTCCAGCTATGTGCATACACCAGATAATG ctttTGAAAATCTTGATCACAAACAGCACTTTAACCCCTTATACTATAGAAGAGAGACTATTAATGACATGGACTCCATTAGCCTAACAACTGATGATTTGTTAAGACTTCCAGCAGACGGATGCTTTTCCTTCACTTACGTTACACCTGATCACcgacaaaacaagaaaatcaagAAATACATCGGAAGACAGGATTCTTCGGACATTAAAAATAGTTCAAGTTTTTATGTAGATGCTACTCCCAAGAGCAAGGATAATATAGTTCCTCCTtctgtatatacaaatataaatggaaagaaatgtggCAGGCCCAGAACCCCAGAACCTATTAACAGAAACAATAAATGTGTTTCGGAATTGTCTTTATCTTTTCCTAAAGAATCATCTTTGAAGGACAGTTCAGAGCACAGTCTTGAAAAGAACTATCCAAGATGGCTCACTAGCCAGAAATCTGACCTTAATGTCTCAGGGGTAACTAGTATACCTGATTTTAAGTATCCAATTTGGCTCCATAATGAAGACTTGCTACCTGATGCAAATACTCCAAGggtttataaattattaaatgaagATGAGTATTGCCCTatacacagttaccaaacacaaAGAACAACTCAGCTTTTAAATAAAGTAGATTGTTTTGAATATTCTTTTAAACCTTCAGACTTTACAGATTCCTTCAGTGAGTATAAAGGATTAGGTAATGAATTTAAATGTCAGTGTGACAATCCACTTCTCCCAGGACAATCCCAAAAGCCATTCTGtggtaatattttgtttttagttttttattttaaaacaaaggatGTGTTAAAATGTAATATACTCTGTAGAAGTTTTATGATGTAA